The proteins below come from a single Bacteroidales bacterium genomic window:
- a CDS encoding SpoIIE family protein phosphatase — MKSIKFISLIICLFLFINSFYGQENELKFEHITIEDGLVQSTIYCVLQDNKGFLWFGSQDGGLNKYDGYNFIIYDQNPKTKNSISSNNISDIVEDKSGNIWIGTWGGGLNKFNTKTEIFTHYLNNPNDPYSINNNRAQSVFVDKIGNIWVGTAGGGLNKLNVKNQQFIHYKHKPADTTSINNNRVWDILEDSIGNLWIATSNGLSKFNQKTGIFRRFLYKNDNSPEISRQEIRTLLIDHKGILWAGTSHGLIKFNPKTETFKNYLPYPNDPQKILTNEINIIYEYYKSELWLGTHNGGFCIFDKKTEKFKKYVFNDKIQYSLSYNDVRDMIVDNSGILWLATRGGGVNKLDLQPKKFNHYYKNPKTDNTLSSNRIEAFIQDDSDILWIGTNGGGLNKYDRKTKIYTHYLNNPANPKSIGSNKIRTLFEDKNGILWIGTNGGGLNAFNKTTGEFTIYANDPLNPNSISDNDVMAICQDNEGYLWIGADIGLNKYFIEKEIFIRYKYNPEDSISISDNRIFSVFYDHLNCLWVGTDEGLNKYLPEKNGFIKYKYIPGDSNSISNDDIYVIYEDLFGTLWIGTGRGLNKYNREKDNFTSFNVEEGLTSSAIVGIICDNSGNLWLSTIKGLSMFDYNKKLFRNYDRYDGLQSNEFLLGACCKGNNGELYFGGINGYNMFYPDSIKDNPFIPEVVITDFEIFHKPVTIGKDSPLKKAIYETKEIILSYKHSVFSFGFAALNYSRPEKNQYAHILEGFEDEWNYVGTRRLVSYTNISPGKYVFRVKASNNDGVWNKKGTEIKIIITPPFWKTKWFYALEFITVIFLIYIYIRWRERKLKNDKKILEQKVKLRTAEIEQKKEEILAQSEQLEKLSIVASETDNAVLILDAEGKIEWINEGYTRMTGYSVDEILAMKSPGFLETSSNPDIKKIFRKCIEQKISVIYSTKSITKDNRRIWVQTTLTPILDDNDNIIKFIAIDADITKIKEAEEEIAKQRNEIESQRDKIAEINIEVRDSILYASRIQTALLTPQELINKYLSDYFIINKPRDIVSGDFYWVSKVKEKIIVAVADCTGHGVPGAFMSMLGITFLNKIVNEKSIIKSDEILNRLRTNIINSLHQTGEIGESNDGMDISLCIIDYKKMELQFSGANNPLYMVRDNELDEIAANKMPIGVHTNDKQPFSVQNVKLMKNDILYLLSDGYSDQFGGKRGRKFMIWRVKEALQSNSNLLMHEQKNHFIKIHENWKGEFEQIDDILVMGIKIE, encoded by the coding sequence GTGAAAAGTATAAAATTTATATCATTAATTATTTGTCTTTTTCTTTTTATAAATTCTTTTTATGGACAAGAAAATGAGTTAAAATTTGAGCATATTACAATAGAGGACGGACTTGTTCAAAGCACAATATATTGTGTGTTACAAGACAATAAAGGTTTTCTTTGGTTTGGGTCTCAGGACGGTGGTTTAAATAAATATGACGGTTATAATTTTATTATTTATGATCAGAATCCTAAAACAAAAAACTCTATTTCAAGCAATAATATTAGTGATATTGTTGAAGACAAATCAGGGAATATCTGGATTGGTACATGGGGCGGAGGATTAAACAAATTCAACACAAAAACGGAAATATTTACACATTACCTAAACAATCCTAATGATCCATATAGCATTAATAACAACAGGGCACAGTCTGTATTTGTTGATAAAATCGGAAATATATGGGTTGGAACAGCAGGAGGAGGTCTGAATAAATTGAATGTTAAAAACCAGCAATTTATTCATTACAAACACAAACCAGCAGACACAACATCTATTAATAACAACAGAGTTTGGGATATTCTTGAAGATTCTATTGGAAATTTATGGATTGCTACAAGCAATGGCTTAAGTAAATTTAATCAGAAAACAGGAATATTCAGAAGATTTTTGTATAAAAATGATAATTCCCCCGAAATTTCCCGTCAGGAAATTAGAACACTACTAATTGATCACAAAGGAATTCTTTGGGCAGGAACATCCCATGGATTAATAAAGTTTAATCCCAAAACAGAAACATTTAAAAATTATTTACCATATCCTAATGACCCCCAAAAAATATTAACAAACGAAATAAATATAATTTATGAATATTATAAATCAGAATTATGGCTTGGCACACACAATGGTGGTTTTTGTATTTTTGATAAAAAAACAGAGAAATTTAAAAAATATGTGTTTAATGACAAAATACAATATAGTTTAAGCTATAATGATGTTAGAGATATGATAGTTGATAATTCGGGGATATTATGGCTTGCAACAAGGGGTGGAGGTGTTAATAAATTAGATCTGCAACCCAAAAAGTTTAATCATTATTATAAAAATCCTAAAACCGATAACACACTGAGCAGCAATAGAATTGAAGCATTTATTCAAGACGATTCTGATATTCTTTGGATTGGTACAAATGGCGGCGGATTAAATAAATATGACCGGAAAACAAAAATTTATACACATTATTTAAACAACCCCGCCAACCCTAAAAGTATAGGAAGCAACAAGATAAGAACTCTTTTTGAAGATAAAAACGGAATTTTGTGGATTGGCACAAACGGTGGCGGCTTAAATGCATTTAATAAAACAACAGGTGAATTTACTATATATGCTAACGACCCTTTAAATCCAAATAGTATTTCCGATAATGATGTTATGGCAATTTGTCAGGATAATGAAGGTTATTTATGGATTGGAGCAGATATAGGATTAAATAAATATTTTATTGAAAAAGAAATATTTATTAGATATAAATACAATCCCGAAGATTCAATAAGCATTTCAGACAACAGAATTTTTTCCGTTTTCTATGATCATTTAAATTGCTTATGGGTAGGAACAGATGAGGGCCTTAATAAATATTTACCCGAAAAAAATGGATTTATTAAATATAAATATATACCCGGAGATTCTAACAGTATTAGTAATGATGATATATATGTTATTTACGAAGACCTTTTCGGAACCCTTTGGATTGGAACAGGAAGAGGATTAAATAAATATAATCGTGAAAAAGATAATTTTACTTCTTTTAATGTTGAAGAAGGATTAACAAGTTCGGCTATTGTTGGAATTATATGTGATAATTCAGGCAATTTATGGTTAAGTACAATAAAAGGACTTTCAATGTTTGATTATAATAAGAAGTTATTTCGTAATTACGATCGTTATGATGGTTTACAAAGTAATGAGTTTTTATTAGGAGCGTGTTGCAAAGGCAATAACGGAGAATTATATTTTGGTGGAATTAACGGATATAATATGTTTTACCCCGATAGTATTAAAGATAATCCTTTTATCCCCGAAGTAGTAATTACTGATTTTGAAATTTTTCACAAACCTGTAACAATTGGTAAAGATTCTCCACTTAAAAAAGCTATTTATGAAACCAAAGAAATCATTCTTTCTTATAAACATTCTGTATTTTCATTCGGTTTTGCTGCATTAAATTATTCTCGCCCTGAAAAAAATCAATATGCCCATATTTTGGAAGGATTTGAAGATGAATGGAATTATGTTGGAACACGAAGACTTGTTAGTTATACAAATATTTCTCCCGGAAAATATGTTTTCAGAGTTAAAGCATCAAATAATGATGGAGTTTGGAACAAAAAAGGAACAGAAATAAAAATTATTATAACACCTCCTTTTTGGAAAACAAAATGGTTTTATGCTTTAGAATTTATTACGGTTATTTTCCTGATTTATATTTATATACGATGGAGAGAAAGAAAATTGAAAAATGATAAAAAAATACTTGAACAAAAAGTTAAACTTCGTACAGCTGAAATTGAACAAAAAAAAGAAGAAATTCTGGCACAATCCGAACAACTAGAAAAACTATCAATTGTTGCAAGCGAAACCGACAATGCTGTATTAATTCTTGATGCTGAAGGAAAAATAGAATGGATTAATGAAGGTTATACACGAATGACAGGCTATTCTGTAGATGAAATATTGGCAATGAAAAGCCCTGGTTTTCTTGAAACAAGTTCAAATCCGGATATTAAAAAAATATTCAGAAAATGTATTGAGCAAAAAATATCAGTTATTTATTCTACAAAAAGCATTACTAAAGATAACAGGAGAATATGGGTGCAAACTACACTTACACCTATATTAGATGATAATGATAATATAATAAAATTTATAGCTATTGATGCTGATATTACTAAAATAAAAGAAGCTGAAGAAGAAATAGCAAAACAACGAAACGAAATTGAATCTCAGAGAGATAAAATTGCTGAAATAAACATTGAAGTCAGAGATAGTATTCTTTATGCAAGCCGAATACAAACTGCATTACTTACTCCACAAGAATTAATAAATAAATATTTATCAGATTATTTTATTATTAACAAACCACGTGATATTGTTAGTGGTGATTTTTATTGGGTTTCCAAAGTTAAAGAGAAAATTATTGTTGCTGTAGCCGACTGCACAGGACATGGTGTGCCGGGTGCATTTATGAGTATGCTGGGAATAACATTTTTGAATAAAATTGTTAATGAAAAAAGTATTATTAAATCAGATGAAATTCTTAACCGATTACGTACAAACATTATTAACTCATTACATCAAACAGGAGAAATCGGCGAATCTAACGATGGAATGGATATTTCATTATGTATAATTGATTATAAAAAAATGGAACTTCAGTTTTCAGGAGCTAATAATCCTCTTTACATGGTGCGTGATAACGAATTAGACGAAATTGCTGCCAATAAAATGCCCATAGGAGTTCATACAAATGATAAACAGCCATTTTCAGTACAAAATGTTAAATTAATGAAAAATGATATATTATATCTTTTGTCTGACGGTTATTCTGACCAGTTTGGAGGAAAAAGAGGAAGAAAATTTATGATTTGGCGAGTTAAAGAAGCTTTACAAAGTAATAGTAATTTGCTAATGCATGAACAGAAAAACCACTTTATTAAAATACACGAAAACTGGAAAGGGGAATTTGAACAGATTGATGATATTCTTGTTATGGGAATTAAAATAGAATGA
- a CDS encoding tetratricopeptide repeat protein has protein sequence MIKNFFHSYFIYVFFFVLLFFNTEKSFAKNTSKIDSLELKLKTSTDTVKINILNNLCVEYLTVSPSKSLEYAFQALELLKEIPSPKHKSKILNNIGRAYAYSGNYEKSLEYFKESLSIDIELDNKKGISTSLGNIGATYSYIGKYAEAVNYYQKALSINEEINNKSGESSCYNNIGVMYFFWEKYEEALDYYQKSLKIKIDIRDSAGISNLYNNIGEVYYKISEYNKAIDFYNKSVKISNDIGDNSKLAISLNFIGEIYQCWGKVEKALEYYKRSLKIHEKIEDKRGITITLISIGNAYKKKKNYTEATKYYNLSLKVSKEISYPNTILDNYKNLSEVYSLTGNYKKSLDYYKQYTDLKDSVYSENKHKQITEIQTKYETEKKEKELKLKNLELTKKQSELKLQKIIIYFLFIIFIAIIVFSILLYRQFRQKKFANILLRKQNHEILFKNSEISNQKEELQSQAELLEEKNTELEKLSIVARETDNSVAIVNPDFEVEWVNEGFSRLIGYTFNEYVKKYGKTLIEWSKNPKIKNDLEKCIKQKQTVNYISNNLTKNGKKIWTQTTLTPIIEEGKVIKLVAIDADITKMKLAEREIEKQHDKIAEINQNMTDSILYAERIQKAIFPLHDLVSSVFAEYFILNKPRDIVSGDFYWFGQKDDKVIIAVADCTGHGVPGAFMSMLGIAFLNEIVNKTETDKGVSLQANEILNQLREKVIKSLHQTGEFGETNDGMDIALCIIDKKKNHIQFSGANNPLYIIRNNDLIEIEGNKMPIGIYSSDIGLFSNVDVPLKKNDVLYLFSDGYADQFGGIKSRKFLLKNFQKLLIDISPLPLIEQKSQLINQHEIWKGNNEQVDDILVIGIKI, from the coding sequence ATGATAAAGAATTTTTTTCATAGTTATTTTATTTACGTATTTTTTTTCGTACTCCTTTTTTTCAATACAGAAAAATCCTTTGCTAAAAATACCAGTAAAATTGACAGCCTTGAACTAAAATTAAAAACATCAACTGACACTGTTAAAATAAATATATTAAACAATTTATGTGTCGAGTATCTAACTGTATCTCCGTCAAAATCACTCGAATATGCATTTCAGGCACTGGAATTATTAAAAGAAATCCCGAGTCCAAAACATAAATCAAAAATTTTAAACAACATAGGACGAGCATATGCTTATAGTGGGAATTATGAAAAATCACTTGAGTATTTTAAAGAATCACTTTCTATTGATATTGAATTAGATAATAAAAAGGGAATTTCTACTTCTCTTGGTAATATTGGTGCAACTTATTCCTATATAGGTAAGTATGCAGAAGCTGTTAATTATTATCAAAAAGCTTTATCAATAAATGAAGAGATAAATAATAAATCGGGAGAATCTTCATGTTATAATAATATTGGTGTAATGTATTTTTTTTGGGAAAAATATGAAGAAGCCCTTGATTACTATCAAAAATCATTGAAAATAAAAATAGATATTAGAGATAGTGCAGGAATATCAAATTTATATAATAATATTGGGGAAGTATATTATAAAATTTCTGAATACAATAAGGCTATTGATTTTTACAATAAATCTGTTAAAATATCTAATGATATAGGTGATAACAGCAAATTAGCAATTTCCTTGAATTTTATTGGGGAAATTTATCAATGTTGGGGAAAAGTTGAAAAAGCACTTGAATATTATAAAAGATCATTAAAAATTCATGAAAAAATTGAAGACAAACGAGGAATTACAATAACTTTAATTAGTATAGGAAACGCTTACAAAAAGAAAAAAAATTATACAGAAGCAACAAAATATTATAATTTAAGCCTTAAAGTTTCTAAGGAAATTTCTTACCCTAATACAATATTAGATAATTATAAAAACCTTTCCGAAGTATATTCTTTAACAGGAAATTATAAAAAATCGCTTGATTATTACAAACAATATACAGATTTAAAAGATTCTGTTTATAGTGAAAACAAACATAAACAAATTACCGAGATACAAACAAAATACGAAACCGAAAAAAAAGAAAAAGAATTAAAATTAAAAAATCTTGAACTTACCAAAAAACAAAGCGAACTTAAATTACAAAAAATAATAATATATTTCTTATTCATAATTTTTATAGCAATAATTGTTTTTTCCATACTGTTATACAGACAATTTCGTCAGAAAAAATTTGCAAATATTTTACTTCGTAAACAAAACCATGAAATACTTTTTAAAAATTCAGAAATATCAAACCAAAAAGAAGAACTTCAAAGCCAGGCTGAACTACTTGAAGAAAAAAATACTGAACTTGAAAAACTTTCAATAGTTGCAAGAGAAACCGACAATTCTGTAGCTATTGTTAATCCTGATTTTGAAGTTGAATGGGTTAATGAAGGATTTTCAAGGTTAATAGGATATACATTTAACGAGTACGTAAAAAAATATGGAAAAACATTAATTGAATGGAGTAAAAATCCAAAAATCAAAAATGATTTAGAAAAATGTATTAAACAAAAACAAACCGTTAATTACATTAGTAACAATTTAACAAAAAATGGAAAAAAAATCTGGACACAAACAACATTAACACCGATTATTGAAGAAGGAAAAGTAATAAAACTCGTTGCAATAGATGCTGATATTACAAAAATGAAGCTGGCAGAAAGAGAAATAGAAAAACAACACGATAAAATAGCAGAAATAAACCAAAATATGACAGATAGTATTCTTTATGCAGAAAGAATCCAAAAAGCTATATTTCCTTTACATGACCTCGTTTCTTCTGTTTTTGCCGAATACTTTATTTTAAACAAACCACGAGATATTGTAAGTGGTGATTTTTACTGGTTTGGACAAAAAGACGATAAAGTAATTATTGCTGTAGCTGATTGCACAGGACATGGAGTGCCAGGCGCATTTATGAGTATGCTTGGTATAGCTTTTTTAAACGAAATAGTAAACAAAACCGAAACAGACAAAGGTGTATCCTTACAAGCAAATGAAATACTTAATCAATTAAGAGAAAAAGTAATTAAATCATTACACCAAACTGGAGAATTTGGCGAAACTAATGATGGTATGGACATTGCCTTGTGTATTATCGATAAGAAAAAAAATCACATTCAGTTTTCAGGTGCCAATAATCCTTTATATATAATTAGAAACAATGATTTAATTGAAATTGAAGGAAACAAAATGCCAATAGGAATATATAGTTCAGATATTGGTTTATTTTCAAATGTTGATGTCCCACTTAAGAAAAACGATGTATTATATTTATTCTCCGATGGTTATGCCGACCAGTTTGGAGGAATAAAAAGCAGAAAGTTTCTTTTAAAAAACTTTCAAAAACTATTAATAGATATTTCCCCTCTTCCTCTTATTGAACAAAAATCCCAGTTAATAAACCAGCATGAAATTTGGAAAGGAAATAATGAACAGGTTGACGACATATTAGTCATAGGAATTAAGATATAG